From Aedes albopictus strain Foshan chromosome 1, AalbF5, whole genome shotgun sequence, one genomic window encodes:
- the LOC109397915 gene encoding uncharacterized protein LOC109397915 has product MRSPRDIFTFYDPTTKIWRGTNTQPLYNPNQTLGALMIATLNRNPQQIAQISADTCVRVTCGEMRLRTIRAAQNLARMGYGKGNIFTMAVRNEETVAPVLFACFALGIPVNLLDASFQRDDLSHMLNTVRPQVIFCDQDTWPEMAAAVEMTKLQTDDVFIFGDTGVEGHRHVNELLVATGKEDEFVPEYFEDAGSRLAVIVCSSGTTGRPKGVCLSNGSIIANVISMTENYSSDVMLCFSSLYWLSGLFFLLAGTAAGATRVITKEVFNPALALEIIEKFRVTTAFFPPATALQLLKHRRAPETDFSSMRLLFCGGSAVSAELKYALDKLIPQSTCMVGYGMSEVAGVATFSDAHTYKGGSTGYLRSMVQAKIVDSDGNALDIDREGEILLKPEFKFSGYYGNAAATAEILDEEGWMHTGDIGRFDEDGLLYVVDRKKDIIKYGNYQISPSELEGVIQTIPGVVNCCVAGIPVPGNDLPAALIVRNSEEKVIAEEVHKVINSSLGNYKQLRGGVFFTKQLPMTPSGKVQRRLCLEILIDLYNNSNI; this is encoded by the exons ATGCGCTCCCCACGTGACATCTTCACATTCTACGACCCAACCACCAAGATATGGCGGGGCACCAATACGCAACCACTCTACAATCCGAACCAAACGCTGGGAGCCCTGATGATTGCCACCCTTAACCGCAACCCCCAGCAGATAGCTCAGATCAGTGCCGACACCTGTGTTCGAGTGACCTGCGGCGAAATGCGCCTTCGAACGATCCGTGCGGCACAGAACCTTGCGCGCATGGGATACGGCAAGGGGAACATCTTCACCATGGCCGTACGGAACGAGGAAACCGTGGCCCCGGTGCTGTTTGCCTGCTTTGCCCTGGGGATCCCTGTAAACCTTCTGGACGCTTCGTTCCAGCGGGATGACTTGAGTCACATGCTCAACACGGTTCGACCACAGGTCATCTTCTGCGATCAGGACACTTGGCCGGAAATGGCAGCCGCAGTGGAGATGACCAAGCTCCAGACGGATGATGTGTTCATCTTCGGGGACACCGGTGTAGAAGGTCACAGGCATGTCAACGAGCTACTAGTTGCGACAGGGAAGGAGGATGAGTTTGT GCCGGAGTACTTTGAGGACGCTGGATCACGCTTAGCGGTAATCGTTTGCTCATCCGGTACGACCGGTCGACCCAAGGGCGTCTGTCTGTCCAACGGCAGCATCATAGCAAACGTCATCAGCATGACCGAGAACTACTCATCGGATGTGATGCTCTGCTTCAGCTCCCTGTACTGGTTATCAGGGTTGTTCTTCCTTTTGGCTGGTACTGCTGCCGGAGCAACACGGGTCATCACCAAAGAAGTCTTCAATCCAGCACTTGCGTTGGAAATAATCGAAAAGTTTCGAGTCACTACGGCATTCTTCCCGCCGGCTACCGCCCTGCAGCTATTGAAACACCGACGTGCCCCAGAAACAGACTTTTCCAGCATGCGACTATTGTTCTGCGGAGGATCAGCCGTTTCCGCAGAACTGAAGTACGCATTGGACAAGTTGATACCGCAATCCACCTGTATGGTGGGGTACGGTATGTCGGAAGTTGCTGGAGTTGCCACATTCAGCGACGCACATACCTACAAAGGAGGCTCCACCGGATACCTGAGGTCTATGGTACAAGCCAAGATCGTCGATAGCGATGGCAACGCTTTGGATATTGACCGGGAAGGAGAGATTCTGTTAAAACCCGAGTTCAAATTCTCGGGCTACTACGGAAATGCTGCAGCTACAGCCGAAATACTGGACGAAGAAGGTTGGATGCACACCGGAGATATTGGACGGTTCGACGAGGACGGACTGCTGTACGTGGTCGATCGCAAGAAGGACATCATCAAGTACGGTAACTACCAAATTTCTCCAAGTGAGCTAGAAGGAGTCATCCAGACGATTCCTGGTGTGGTGAATTGTTGCGTTGCTGGAATACCGGTTCCGGGAAATGATCTACCGGCTGCACTGATAGTTCGGAATAGCGAGGAGAAGGTCATCGCTGAGGAAGTGCACAAAGTGATAAATAGTAGTTTGGGTAACTACAAACAACTTAGAGGAGGAGTGTTCTTCACTAAGCAACTTCCAATGACCCCCTCTGGAAAAGTGCAACGGAGGCTGTGTCTGGAGATTTTAATCGATCtttacaataattccaatatttag
- the LOC109406985 gene encoding LOW QUALITY PROTEIN: probable 4-coumarate--CoA ligase 1 (The sequence of the model RefSeq protein was modified relative to this genomic sequence to represent the inferred CDS: substituted 1 base at 1 genomic stop codon): MLLQHFLLEQITSKQHRHVHYRLSQSHHNSSKLKQNALIRQSLVMHSTRNVFTFYDSTAKVWSGLPRRPIFNPNQSLGDLILQILERNAGKVMQISADSGVELTGGELRLRTIRIAQNLARMGFGDHSEEIFTMIARNGEHTAPVLFACFALGIPVNTLDPSXQRDDLSHMFRMVRPKVIFCETECLDETIAACEISTISPLIILMGSAADGFDQVDCLMIPTGQEAYFIPTAIADPAKHLAILICSSGTTGRPKAVCLSHSICIAHVANFFECHPSDRAFAFSSLYWLSGLIILLCGTILGATRIITRQTYRPELALEIIKNFKVSALCITPSQAYGIIHSGLAKPSNFSSIRYVFCGGSAVLTSLKRSFEKLIPERSMEVAYGFSEIAYSVSLSKRDLYRDGSVGFPRAGTEFKIIDDDGNALDNGQEGEIVVRAEFAFLGYYGNDQAREDMMDGDGWLHSGDIGRFDEDGYLYVVDRKKEMFKYNNFPISPTEIESVIQQIEGVAAVCVVGIPGEPNDLATALVVRKSGWAEMVDATEIARKVNQQLPDYKHLRGGVFFAKELPLTPSGKVLRRKVRDLILSMKNIKCD, from the exons ATGTTATTACAACATTTCTTACTAGAACAGATAACCAGTAAACAGCATCGTCATGTGCACTATCGCCTTAGTCAATCACATCACAACAGCTCTAAGCTAAAGCAGAACGCACTGATTCGGCAGTCGCTCGTGATGCATTCTACGCGAAACGTCTTCACCTTCTACGATTCGACGGCGAAGGTTTGGAGTGGTCTACCGCGTAGACCAATTTTCAACCCCAACCAGAGTCTGGGTGATCTGATTCTGCAAATTCTGGAACGCAATGCCGGGAAAGTGATGCAGATCAGTGCCGATAGCGGTGTAGAGCTTACCGGCGGTGAACTTCGTCTCCGAACGATCCGAATCGCTCAGAACCTCGCTCGGATGGGGTTCGGCGATCATTCGGAAGAAATCTTCACGATGATCGCTCGCAATGGGGAACACACGGCACCGGTGTTGTTTGCTTGTTTCGCTCTCGGGATTCCGGTCAATACGTTGGACCCTTCTTGACAGCGAGACGATTTGAGTCACATGTTCCGGATGGTTCGGCCAAAAGTGATCTTCTGTGAGACGGAGTGCTTGGACGAAACGATCGCTGCATGCGAAATATCTACAATATCTCCGCTGATCATCCTCATGGGAAGTGCAGCTGATGGGTTTGATCAAGTTGATTGTCTTATGATACCAACCGGTCAAGAGGCATACTTCAT TCCAACCGCGATCGCGGACCCCGCCAAACACCTAGCCATACTTATATGCTCCTCCGGCACAACCGGTCGCCCCAAAGCCGTCTGCCTTTCCCATTCGATCTGCATCGCTCACGTAGCGAACTTCTTCGAATGCCATCCCAGCGATCGAGCTTTCGCCTTCAGTTCCCTGTATTGGCTTTCCGGCTTGATCATCCTTCTGTGCGGAACGATATTGGGAGCCACTCGAATCATCACCCGTCAGACATATCGACCGGAACTGGCGTTGGAGATAATCAAGAACTTCAAAGTGTCGGCCCTCTGTATAACGCCTTCTCAAGCGTACGGCATAATACACAGCGGTCTAGCAAAACCGTCGAACTTCTCTAGTATCCGTTACGTGTTCTGCGGTGGAAGTGCCGTTCTTACATCGCTGAAACGATCGTTTGAAAAGTTGATCCCCGAAAGATCCATGGAAGTTGCCTACGGATTCTCCGAAATAGCTTACTCGGTATCGTTGAGTAAGCGAGATCTGTATCGGGACGGATCCGTTGGATTCCCTCGAGCGGGAACCGAGTTCAAAATCATCGATGACGATGGGAATGCTCTGGATAACGGCCAAGAAGGAGAGATCGTTGTTAGAGCGGAGTTTGCGTTTCTAGGTTATTACGGGAATGATCAAGCCCGCGAGGATATGATGGACGGTGACGGTTGGCTTCATTCGGGGGATATTGGACGGTTCGACGAGGATGGCTATCTGTATGTAGTGGACCGCAAGAAAGAGATGTTCAAGTATAACAATTTCCCCATTTCACCGACGGAAATTGAGAGCGTGATTCAGCAAATCGAAGGAGTGGCGGCAGTGTGCGTTGTCGGGATTCCAGGAGAGCCGAATGACTTGGCAACTGCGCTGGTGGTTAGGAAATCCGGTTGGGCAGAGATGGTTGATGCGACGGAAATTGCAAGAAAGGTTAACCAACAGCTACCGGATTACAAGCACCTCAGGGGAGGGGTGTTCTTTGCCAAAGAGCTTCCGTTAACGCCATCGGGAAAAGTGCTACGTCGAAAGGTGCGGGACCTAATTTTGAGTATGAAGAATATTAAATGTGATTAG